The proteins below come from a single Papaver somniferum cultivar HN1 chromosome 11, ASM357369v1, whole genome shotgun sequence genomic window:
- the LOC113323088 gene encoding E3 ubiquitin-protein ligase SINAT5-like, with the protein MEMDNIECVSSIEEGGEDIHQHHQFGSSKPLINNLISPATSVYELLECPVCTNSMYPPIHQCHNGHTLCSTCKTRVHNRCPTCRQELGDIRCLALEKVAESLQLPCRYGSLGCPDIFPYYSKLKHEALCNFRPYNCPYAGSECAIVGDIPSLVTHLRDDHKVDMHTGCTFNHRYVKSNPREVENATWMLTVFNCFGQYFCLHFEAFQLGMAPVYMAFLRFMGDETDARNYCYSLEVGANGRKLIFEGTPRSIRDSHRKVRDSHDGLIIQRNMALFFSGGDRKELKLRVTGRIWKEQQNQEAGACIPNLCS; encoded by the exons ATGGAAATGGATAATATTGAATGTGTATCATCAATTGAAGAAGGAGGAGAAGatattcatcaacatcatcaatttGGTTCTTCAAAACCTTTAATTAATAATTTGATTTCTCCTGCTACAAGTGTTTATGAATTGCTGGAATGTCCTGTTTGTACTAATTCTATGTACCCACCTATTCATCAG TGTCACAACGGGCACACGCTATGTTCTACATGTAAAACAAGGGTACATAACCGGTGTCCCACTTGTAGACAAGAACTTGGAGATATCAGGTGTTTAGCGTTAGAGAAGGTTGCCGAATCCCTTCAGCTTCCCTGCAGGTATGGCTCGCTGGGGTGTCCTGATATATTTCCGTATTACAGTAAGCTCAAGCATGAGGCTTTGTGCAACTTTAGACCATACAACTGCCCCTATGCTGGATCAGAGTGTGCTATTGTAGGCGACATTCCGTCTCTGGTCACCCATCTTAGAGATGATCATAAGGTAGATATGCACACTGGATGTACGTTCAACCATCGATATGTAAAGTCTAATCCTCGTGAAGTTGAAAATGCTACATGGATGTTGACT GTCTTCAACTGTTTCGGTCAGTACTTCTGCCTACACTTTGAAGCCTTCCAGCTCGGAATGGCCCCTGTTTACATGGCCTTCCTCCGCTTCATGGGAGACGAAACTGATGCCAGGAACTACTGTTATAGTTTGGAAGTAGGAGCAAATGGTAGGAAACTCATTTTTGAAGGTACACCGCGGAGCATTCGCGATAGTCACAGGAAAGTCAGAGACAGCCACGACGGACTCATCATCCAGCGAAACATGGCTCTCTTTTTCTCTGGTGGAGATAGGAAAGAGCTGAAGCTTAGGGTTACAGGGAGGATATGGAAAGAACAACAGAACCAAGAAGCCGGGGCGTGCATCCCAAACCTTTGTAGTTGA